A window of the Gossypium arboreum isolate Shixiya-1 chromosome 2, ASM2569848v2, whole genome shotgun sequence genome harbors these coding sequences:
- the LOC108467327 gene encoding F-box/kelch-repeat protein At5g60570-like: MVFRDLLKQPKMKVEGVEHESPVMAGLQSHVSLQLPLPSNQNLRISQDDWHLLAYLLLAHKTNTKGYGQGLLDKEVRALTFGYMGLNGKKPIIVARSGENHGGQSSDNSLLPGLNDDMALDILAWSSRSNYPNLACLNRKFRSLIGSGYLYKLRRQLGIIEHWVYLACNMMPWEAFDPMRQKWMRLPRIPCDDCFTCADKESLAVGSELLVFGRELSGFAIWMYSLVTHDWSKCPLMNLPRCLFGSSSLGELAIVAGGSDKNGNVLQSAELYNSDVGTWQTLPDMNFPRKLCSGFFMDGKFYVIGGMSSHTDCLTCGEEYNIETRSWRRIENMYPGRDAGTFHPAMRSPPLVAVVNNQLYSADQATNEVKKYDKVNNSWSVVKRLPVRADSSYGWGLAFKACGNSLLVIGAGGNGGHDDGVIVLHSWDPEEGNRDGQEWNVLAVKARAGAFVYNCAVMGC, from the coding sequence ATGGTGTTTCGAGATTTACTTAAGCAACCAAAGATGAAAGTAGAAGGCGTAGAACATGAATCACCTGTAATGGCTGGTTTGCAAAGTCATGTCTCATTGCAGCTTCCACTGCCTTCCAATCAGAATTTGAGAATTTCACAAGATGATTGGCATTTATTGGCATATCTTCTCTTAGCTCATAAAACTAATACAAAAGGTTATGGGCAAGGTTTGCTGGACAAGGAAGTGCGTGCTTTAACTTTTGGCTACATGGGACTAAATGGAAAGAAACCTATAATTGTGGCAAGATCGGGAGAAAATCATGGTGGACAATCATCGGATAACAGTCTACTACCTGGTCTTAATGATGACATGGCACTGGACATACTGGCATGGAGCAGCAGATCCAACTATCCAAATCTGGCCTGTTTAAACAGAAAATTTAGGTCACTTATAGGCAGTGGATATTTATATAAACTGAGACGTCAGCTTGGCATAATTGAACACTGGGTTTATTTGGCCTGTAATATGATGCCTTGGGAAGCTTTTGATCCTATGAGACAGAAATGGATGAGACTACCTAGGATTCCATGTGATGATTGTTTTACTTGTGCTGACAAGGAGTCTCTTGCAGTGGGGAGTGAATTACTTGTATTTGGTCGTGAGTTGTCAGGATTTGCTATTTGGATGTATAGTTTGGTTACCCACGATTGGTCTAAATGCCCCCTAATGAATTTGCCTCGTTGTCTGTTTGGTTCTAGCAGCCTTGGGGAGTTAGCCATTGTTGCTGGGGGAAGTGATAAGAATGGCAATGTCCTACAATCTGCTGAGCTCTATAATTCTGATGTAGGTACTTGGCAAACATTGCCCGATATGAACTTCCCGCGTAAACTATGTTCAGGATTTTTTATGGATGGGAAGTTTTATGTGATTGGGGGCATGTCAAGTCATACAGATTGTTTGACTTGTGGTGAAGAGTACAATATTGAGACAAGGTCATGGAGGAGGATAGAAAATATGTACCCTGGTCGTGATGCAGGTACATTTCATCCTGCTATGCGTTCACCTCCTTTAGTTGCTGTTGTAAATAATCAGCTTTACTCTGCTGATCAAGCAACTAATgaagtcaagaaatatgataaGGTTAATAACTCATGGAGTGTTGTGAAGAGACTACCTGTGAGGGCAGACTCTTCCTATGGTTGGGGGCTGGCATTTAAAGCATGCGGAAACAGTTTACTAGTAATAGGAGCTGGAGGTAATGGAGGGCATGATGATGGAGTAATTGTTCTGCATTCTTGGGATCCAGAGGAGGGAAACAGGGATGGACAAGAGTGGAATGTGCTTGCTGTCAAGGCACGGGCAGGTGCTTTTGTGTATAATTGTGCGGTAATGGGCTGTTAA